GGGTCATTTACATGTTCACAGCCTTGAAGAGGCTTTTGCATATCCATTTTTGAATGACTGGAGGTTAATTTCCCACACACCAAACAACCAAAGCAAATAGGCAAAAACCTGTCCAGcgacttttttttatttaaatcccaGATTAATGTTGAAATGCACTGGTATGCTGACATGGTATTTAAAATTGCAGAAGGAATCCATGTCTTTAATTGTCAAATACCCCGAACAccttcatctctttttctcagGTTTTAGGTGTCCACAGGTGAAGGAGCGTCAGAGTGTTGCCTATTTGAAATTCACAGCAAAATCTCGTCCATGAAGGAGTTAAGAGCCTCTACAAGGGAGGGGAGGAAATCATCTGTGAAAAGCTGTGGGCTCCCGGACAGACCCAAACAGGTAAATCCAAACACACCTTACCTGTAGATTAAATGAGAAAATCTACACTAAAAcaactgagacacaaacacgaAGACGAATTTAAAAGATCATTTGCACTATTGGAAGCCAAATCTTGAAGTTTTGGGCCAAAAATGGTTGCTTCATAGTGTCATTTGAAACATTAACGTAAATGTCTCCTCTTCATCCGAAAAATATGGACACATCAGCACAGGCGATGTTTTTTCgtggctgtctgtgtggagtaTAACACGCATGCTTGCTATTTTTCTTCCTGCAGTGGTTTTCAGGCATCTGTAGTTGAAAGTGCCAGAAACTGTCAGCCAGACAACTGCTGTTAAAGGACCACTGCGTTGAATTtggtgccatctagtggtgaggttgcaaaTTGCAACCAACCGAATACCCCTGTTTTCACAATTCTCCATTTCCCCGAGTGTTCATACTGTGACATAGTTGGTATGATCCTCTTCTCCCTTTCTTGAGAACTGTTCCTGAGTCAGGCAGCAGATAAAAACATCCCACATTCATAAACATCACGTTTTACTCAGTATTATTTTTTAAACTAACCTGTATGAAGTTTATCTTTATTATTAAATACATAGTTTTCTCTGCACAATGTCACACCACcaagtgactgacagacagtctACAGTACGTTAACACTGTCCTGTGCTCTGACTGCATTATGGGTGTATTCAGATTACATCTGGATCCTTTAAAGGAACATAATGGAATATGTAATGTCATATATATTCATTGAAATCACTTCCAGTctttttcacagctgacattgTGACCTGTCATAGCAGAAAAAAAGGTGTGACTAATGACATTAATGACGGATCCCAGTGAAAAATCCCATTAAGTCATGACAGTGAACCACCACGCACagcaccaggaccctgaaacagcagcagctaaatggaattcagccatcattaattacAGCTGAGCGAGGTGAGAAAAGCCTGCAAAGCACTCATTGTATCCCAAAATGTCAATCTTGCTATGTTGGATGGGACATTATGGGAATAATggacatgttttctgtgtgacaACAGACATATTAAAGAACGTTAGATGCATCTACAGTGCAGCAGAACGTATTAAACTTTCACATACGTGTTTTTAAACTATATGTTTTTTGTCGTTCAAGTTGAGTTTAATGATTAATCTGGGCATCAGTGGAACagaatgaagatgaagagaaagtaTTACTGTACCTTGAGTCAAATCCcttttgctgaaaacagttcatttgctttcattcccttgagcaagacactgaaagCTTGGTATTAAGAGCTCACAATATAGCTCCCATTATCATATTATGCCTATCTATTAAAACCATTTACAACACTGATGCTGATGCAAAAATAGTTAGCAGTGACATTGTTCAAAAGGCTTTTTTTCcctagtaaaaaaaaaaagacttcttGGCCAACAATTTTCAAAGTGGATGTGTAACTGTGTTGTCGTCGATTTCTAAGCAAATTTTTGCAACAATAAACGTCTGTGCTCCGCTTTAATCGTCACTCATCCTGAGATGATTCCAGGGCAAGGAGTAGTGCTCATGCAATGGACAGCGgcgctgcaaacacaaacacctcatGAAGATTAGATGTGTACATTTGGTGTAACGTGAAGCACATAAATAGCACGACAATTAGCATGAAGGCTCGGGCAATGCCATGCTGAGATTTACACAGAGAAGCGCATCATTGCTCCagtcatttacatttacatttctctCCAGTCCTGATGCAAACTGTAGGAGAAAATGTCCGTCTTCCATTCACATATCACAATTATCTTCAATGGAAAAAGATGGATTAACTGTTTCCTCTCGTAGTGATCTTAGCGACATGATGAATGTTGACATCTCAGTTGCTCGAGCAGGCTAGAATTTGAAATTTAATGGCCTGGGTGTCATGAACTGCTTCACTACATCATCTGTGATTTGCTTGCGTCGCTCTTGATGCTGAGCAAttattggctgcagggtctcaaTCAAAATCTTCTTCAGTTCTCCCGTGAGGAGAGCTCCACTTGAGTAGTCCTGCAGAGACAAGGTTGAacgagagggagaggatgggaGGGGTGTGCAGAAAggaaggtgaagaggaggatgagggagcAGAGCAGGATGGTAGAGAGTGTGATTAGCAAAAGAAATCATGTCTGGATGTTATCACTGGTTTTCTCTGATCTGCACGGCCTCACCTGTCTGATCTTCTCCAGCTGTTCATCATCCTCCAGGAAGAAGGTCAAGTACATGAAGGAGACGTCTATTTCTGGGTTTCCACCATGCTTCCTGTGCTCTTCCACTGTGTCTTTTCCTCCCGAAAATGCATGTTTGTTGATCTGTGGGTAATGGTTCCACAGGTCAGTCAGCGTTCACAGGAAACATAGATCTGACTGGTAACTATTGATTGTAAAAACTAGCAATAGCGGCACCTTGTTTTTGATCTGCTTGGGTGTGTCAGTGAGGAAGATAGAGGAGTTGGGGTTGCTGGCGCTCATCTTGGTCTGCGCCCCCTGCAGGGCTGGGAAGAAGGTGGAGTGCAGCAGGGCTGGTTTGTGATAGCCAATCCTTGGAGCTACATCACGGGTCATTCTGAAGTACGGGTCCTGAAGAAGCGAGAGGATAGATATGAACATGTGGTTGTAAAAGACGATGCTAACATGTAGTATTGTTTGACTAGGTTTGACTAATTATGTCATCTTGTTGCACCCTTCTGCATGTCATAGTCGCACCCAACTGCTGCACCACCTGCTGCTTATCTCAATGAAACCCTTAATAATCACTTAACGCTCGTGCATGGAAACATGCATTAATTCCCACTTTcttttgctggttttcttgaaatttggttaaaatttaGCTGCTCTGATGATGTCCCGACCTGGTCTATGGCGCAGGGGACGAGACAGTGTACATCCTTCCTGGTTCCGAAGATCTGTGGGAAAGAGTTGCTGAAGGCCGGCGCTGCCTGGATGGCTGGAAAGCTGATCTttcctgaatgaatgaaaaaaaaaacacacatcgtAAAGAACCAACAAAGTATTCACATGATAACACTTCAGAATCAGGATGAGACCACAGACAGGATTACACAGAAACAGTTCTTTACatcataaaatgtcaaatgaaaacatcagcacaATGAAATGTAATATGAGGAAAAAAGAATGGAAACTGCTTTTTGTGCAATGATTGATCAGAGAGTggattgcctttttttttttttttttttaaaccattaaAGGTTTTCCAGTTGTCTTACCGATGCAGTCACTGTCTGTAAAGCCAAAGATGCCTTTGACCTGGTTGAATGTCACGTGTTTCTGGGCCTTTACCACATTTCTGTAGAATTCAGGGGATGCGctgcagaaaatacatttaaattaacacatttaaaaaaagattcagGTCAGATCTTTTGCTGATTCGGGTTATATGAACAAACTGTGGTCTTGAATAAATATGGCAGAGCGTCTGTGCAGCCTCCAGCAGTTAAGGTCTGCCAGAACATAAAGATCGTTTTTTAGTCGTATTTTACCCCATATAGTCCAGGTCAGAGAAGAGAAAGGTCTTGTTGACGTCAAAGCCACAGGCAATGATGTCCTTGGCATTCTCCACAGCGAAGTGATGGCAGTCATCTAGTGTTAGATCCTTCCACAGGTACTTCTCATCGTCAGTCATCTGGATCACCAGGGGGACGTCGAATACATCCTGCAACCATCTGCGACAAAGAAGTAGGTTTCGGTCAGATCTCGATGTACAGCCAGCTGAACAGGTGAGACAGTGCCTCGCTGAGTCAGCATTTAAACGTTGCTTTAATTAGACAGCTCTCTGCAGTTAGTACATTACAGAGGGAGAGAACTCACTTGGTGAAGATGAAGGGGACGAGGTGACCGACGTGCATGGCCTGCGTGGACGGACCTCTGCCGGTGTAAAGGTAGAAGGACTTTTGCTTCTCGTACGCATCCAGTACCTGATGCACATCTCTGCCAGAATCAGCGATAAGAGCAAAGTGATTGATTATCATTCCCACGTGAACTCTCATCTTCTCACCACCGTCTGTTTTACTTAATACAGGATTCcttcacattttccatttcaaaatTCCATACTTTTccagactgatgatgatggctTAGCCAAAGGTTCAGAGTGGATATTTTTATACTGACTAACCTCCCTTCAGATTCAGAATTACTGAATGGCTACAGATGATGTGCCGTACAATAACTTGTCAAACACCAATACACTAGAAGTCAGGAATTAGGATCTGGTAAACATGAAGACGCCACaatgatgaaacattttaagTTCCTAAAATGCTTACCTGTGTGAAAAGAAGATTCCTCTTCGTAGATAGTGGTGAGGTTTCTGTCCCCCAAGTCTTTCTATTCTGTCCACCAGTTCCTTGTCAATTTTACTGCTGCCAAACCTCACTTCAGAAAGACATGACACAGTCTGAATTATTCTGCTGTTGTAGAGCTTAAATGACCTTAAATGACCCCCCCATGGTTAGAAATATATCACCGACATCCATATTTTAACAGAGTCAAAAACCTTAGCTCTCTCACTGAAAGCCACACTCGTCTGAATCTTACCTATGAGTTTGTCATAATCCACTCCCTTAGCGTTTTTGGTGGAAACGTTCCAGGGGTTAACAacgtcttcatcatcactgtcatctgctgctggcCCGTTGTCAGGGGCTATGAAGTTTTCTGAGGGCGGACAGCCCGCTTTGTAATCCTGTCCTGTCATGTGTTTGTAGTCCACTTTCAACTTTAGCAGCAACTGGACAGCAGCTTCAATTTCAGCCTGGGGAACCCaaacagtcaaataaaagcAGCCGAATCCCAACAGAATCATGTCGCACTGTAAAAGCTATTCTCATTATAATTTAAAGGGGCGGTTCAGCCAAATTATGTTGTGATGCAGATAGTTTTAGTTGTAGGCAGTGATTTGCCCTCATACCATCTTATGTTCTGACAACATATGAAAATATATCTTAAAATTCTGACAGCCACGTGTCTTTCCAGAGACATTTCCCAGGTTACTGTAGATGATCTACAGACCTCAGCATGGAAAGTTTGTCATGGAACTATTTTCTACCAGAAAATAGTTCCATGACAAATGCTGACATtgtttctgagaaaaaaaagtgtttccattaaatgttttaaaaatgtcactttttgaTGCTGTAAGATTTGTGCGGGCTATATGTATATCACAGTGTATAATGCAACTTAATATCACAATAGTTATATATAGTATACAAATTCTTTATGGTTTTCTCTACACAGgactgtctgtctttgtccagtCCAATCAAACACCCAACAAATGAATACACATCACACTGATGTGAAAAACTAATCTGgccataaaacaataaaacagtccAGCTCACTAATCTGTTTCCATGTCTAACACAGAGATATTAAATGGATAGCTACCAtggtgtatatatatttaactTAGCAACTCTTTAACAACTAACCCACCGAGTCAAACCAATATACATGGAAGCTTACAAGCACTTACTTTCTCAGCTTTAGCTGTTTTCAAGGCCCTGATGTGGTCTCCTTGTGCTGTCACTTTCTCGTAGAGCTCCATTGCACTCTTGGCTCCTTCCCAGGCTCACTGACAGTCTGTTATCCTCTTCACACTGGCTACGTAACAGTAATAAATAAGTTAAACGCAATCACTGACCAAATATGTAACATGAATAAAAAGTCATACGTCCTGAGTAGACTCTTGTATTAGGCTCGGATCTGCTCTAACATTGCTGGATCTCTttacacagcagctgagaggacTACCATATGTGAACATACAGCTAACTTGGTAGAGCTATTGAGCTAGCTAATCGTCTGCTCCTGCCCCTACATTTATCTCACGCTGCCGTAAAATGATTCGATGACGGTGATTTTCATAAATGATCAAATCATTGGAATGACATTAAATAACTGAATAACTGATGGGTTTCATGATAATCACAATGGCAACCCAGCATACCGTACAGTATTCTTCACACACGGCGGACAGCTCAGCTCACTCATTTATCTTGCGTCAGCCTGCGTGGGGTAGCGTTCGGATCAAATGCTTCCCAGGCAAACAGGGTTGTTCAAACGTTCCGCTATAGTTTAATCAGTGCAAAAGTGCCACAGTGGAAACGCTTAAATTCATCTAACAAGCAGAGGGATCCCTATATTTTGTCAGCTTCATTTTATAAGAAGATTCCAAGTTAAACTCAATGTGgatacatgaaaaaaatgatAACGCCTGTTTGTTATTTGAAGGAATATCTCCTGTGTGGGTGGGACGCTGCTTTTTCCGgcttatttcaaaataaaagcttttacGCGAAGTTAGCGTGGATTGTGTCATGGGAGGACAAAGCTAAACATTACCTTTATTCTGAAACTCTGCATTAACTCCAACGATTTTGCGGGATTTTCACGTGTGGCAGTTTTAACCGTAGATGCCGGTACGACAGTTGAAGACAGACTCACGGGGTAACGTTAGTGCTTCTTTGTAGGTTGCATTAGCTCGTTTGCTATGTTTGCTAACTGGTGGCAACTAGGACATAGCCTAACGTTTGACGCAAACTTGGGGATTTAGCGTTGCCTTTGTGAGACAGTCACAGCCTCCTGTCTGTAAATTACGTTTATAAGTAAACAAACGATAACAAACATTATAAAGGTAATTACTACAGTGACTTTGCTCTCTCCGGAGGTAGTGTGTTGACTTAGCTAGCTATTACTCTCCCTCCGTTTTGGCTATGTGTTGACTGATAGAGGGACAGCTTACCCACGTACATAACTAACATTTAACGTTAGCTATGTTAATGCTAAAGGGCGTAGGTCGACaattgtctttctgtctttcccctTTTTAAATAAAACGATGCTggatttttctcatttctctcccaGTCTGCTGGCTGTTACATGAGGTGGCTGCCACATATTCACCCCACCAATGGCAGTAAATTCCCAACAAAACATTTGTAGACGTTGTTAAACCAAGTTAATCAagttattttaatgtcaaagctGCTGTTGTAACAAAATGACAAGTGTGACACTGAGGTGCAAATATCCAAGCAACCACTAGGCGTCACCCATAGGCTTCTAATAGATTACCTACACTGACATCTCACCTGTTCTTCTATTTTCCAACAGATTGTAATCATGTGGAGATGTCTTCATTAGTGGCCTACGAGGATTCAGAGTCAGAGGATGATTCCCTTGATCAAACGGAAGAGGGAGCGCCAGCATCTGTTCAAACTGGATCTTGTGAACAAAGCCAAGAAGTCAGTGGTTTTAATTCCTCTGAGGTGACACTCAGCcctcacagcttcacacctgACCCTGCCAGGTCAGTGCTGGAATATCATGGAAGTGTCTCAGAAAGAAGCAGTCTATTACTACACTCAAATTCACAGCCACAGAGTTGTTTTGACCAGGAAAGAACATATTACAGTGATGTTACGACACGAGAAAGACATCTTAGAGATACTGCAGCTTCTCTGGGTCTATGTGCGACTCAGGGGAAGATCTCACCACTGCGTACTCTTCCCCACATGCCGCAAAGCTTCACCGATGGGCTGAAACCAGCAAAAAGACATTGCACTGTACGGTCTGGTGTCAGACCGTACATCCCCAAGAGACAGAGAGTTGCCACTTCAGTAGAAACTGTGGACCCACACTTCCCAACAGAACAAGTTCCCGGGAATCAGACCAGGGAAAGCCAAATTCTGTCAGAAGTGTCGGCGAGAGTAAAGCCGTGCCTTGCTCACAAGCCTGAAGCAGCAGGGGTACCGAGGAGACTTCTGATGAGCCTGGGAGGCCACCAGGGCCCAGTCAACACAGTGCAATGGTGTCCTGTGCCTCATCTCAGTCATCTGCTGCTGTCCGCCTCCATGGACAAGACTTTCAAGGTATGCTAGATACAGTAAATCTGTCACTGAACTCCAGGAATGATGCACATTGATA
This window of the Chaetodon auriga isolate fChaAug3 chromosome 14, fChaAug3.hap1, whole genome shotgun sequence genome carries:
- the wars1 gene encoding tryptophan--tRNA ligase, cytoplasmic; the encoded protein is MELYEKVTAQGDHIRALKTAKAEKAEIEAAVQLLLKLKVDYKHMTGQDYKAGCPPSENFIAPDNGPAADDSDDEDVVNPWNVSTKNAKGVDYDKLIVRFGSSKIDKELVDRIERLGGQKPHHYLRRGIFFSHRDVHQVLDAYEKQKSFYLYTGRGPSTQAMHVGHLVPFIFTKWLQDVFDVPLVIQMTDDEKYLWKDLTLDDCHHFAVENAKDIIACGFDVNKTFLFSDLDYMGASPEFYRNVVKAQKHVTFNQVKGIFGFTDSDCIGKISFPAIQAAPAFSNSFPQIFGTRKDVHCLVPCAIDQDPYFRMTRDVAPRIGYHKPALLHSTFFPALQGAQTKMSASNPNSSIFLTDTPKQIKNKINKHAFSGGKDTVEEHRKHGGNPEIDVSFMYLTFFLEDDEQLEKIRQDYSSGALLTGELKKILIETLQPIIAQHQERRKQITDDVVKQFMTPRPLNFKF